The Solibacillus sp. FSL W7-1464 genome contains a region encoding:
- the dnaI gene encoding primosomal protein DnaI has protein sequence MTKKQVSTIEPIKDSLNKINIPSFEQKYNELKNRVLSHPSVKQFMNDHNMTENSAVIQYGMTTLFEFVEQKHTCCGAGSTSQCQNFYKGHVPQLMLSNGQINIIYRKCEQMIKEDDQRELASMMKTMYMPKDVLNADFNEMDMNDNSRMAATQFMVEFRKQYRETKELPAKGLYLYGTFGVGKTYILGAIANALSKERIQTLLVYMPEFIRELKSSVTEGSIEQKIDFVKKVPVLMLDDVGSEPISTWTRDEIIGSILHYRMAEKLPTFISSNFNYKQLEEQWSVTEHGAIDEMKSGRILQRVQALTTPLEITGTNRRK, from the coding sequence GTGACTAAAAAGCAGGTGAGTACGATCGAACCAATAAAAGATTCGCTCAATAAAATAAATATCCCATCATTTGAGCAAAAATATAATGAACTAAAAAACCGGGTCCTTTCACATCCAAGTGTAAAGCAGTTTATGAATGACCATAATATGACGGAAAACTCGGCTGTTATCCAATATGGAATGACGACTCTTTTCGAATTTGTAGAGCAAAAGCACACTTGCTGCGGAGCCGGTTCTACATCACAGTGTCAAAATTTCTATAAAGGCCATGTTCCGCAATTAATGCTTTCTAATGGTCAGATTAATATTATTTACCGCAAGTGCGAACAAATGATTAAAGAAGATGATCAGCGTGAATTAGCTTCAATGATGAAGACGATGTATATGCCGAAAGATGTCCTGAACGCAGACTTCAATGAAATGGATATGAACGATAACTCCCGCATGGCTGCGACACAGTTTATGGTTGAATTCAGAAAGCAATACCGTGAGACGAAAGAGCTTCCTGCAAAAGGGCTGTATTTATACGGCACATTTGGTGTTGGGAAAACCTATATTTTAGGCGCCATCGCAAATGCTTTGTCGAAAGAACGTATTCAAACTTTATTAGTATATATGCCGGAATTCATCCGTGAGTTGAAGTCGTCGGTAACAGAAGGATCGATTGAACAGAAAATCGACTTTGTAAAAAAGGTACCGGTATTAATGCTCGATGACGTAGGTTCTGAGCCGATTTCTACATGGACAAGAGATGAAATTATCGGCTCGATCCTGCATTACCGTATGGCGGAAAAATTGCCGACATTCATCTCTTCAAACTTCAATTACAAACAGCTGGAAGAACAATGGTCCGTAACTGAACATGGGGCAATTGATGAAATGAAATCGGGCCGTATTTTACAGCGAGTACAAGCATTAACGACACCGCTTGAAATTACGGGAACAAACCGCAGAAAATAA
- a CDS encoding DnaD domain protein produces MMNQLNPYDHCEIHCPQTITSEHQLALQLCYQPIIGVEATALYLKLWVETQQHEKATCFHSNLLDSLSFKPKQLLQARIVLEAIGLVKTFEKMMDSYKSMKYILYPPLTGHDFFDDSILSVALLRKIGREQYESLRSKLTKHDISLHGYKDVTCSFNDAFVAITEAELKQVMQENTGSVNERSKMSYPFEYDLFDFKGFMMGMSQNLIPSRLFTLDIKIAIAKLAFMYNFSVTDMQRIVLLAWDTDEGLTKKELEKRCEEYYQLNVGVAKPKLVRKQDIFHSVEVVNTAPAKKQQNINDKEGLIEYLEKTSPIEVFQKFNGYLPPESIVMEFNNFIRKGVSYGTLNVLIHYISMNDELNYNKNFMKVVMNNWLKKGAKTAGNTMEIAKAEHSYRDRKSKNLSQITVTNDDLKKVEENNNSKTDSPDPALVDFKNSTPYQYLLILTHGEEPFSGHVKLAESLYSSYDIPIEVANVIIRHVWDSTKGNLPESFVEALASEIRYNQIKSAEQALDYIEKRNERNLIKVTEDYLTVDDQSIHYDKTLPYYFLKSLYKGKKPVKFIVDLAEELVLQQGLSVGAVNVLMEYAYNESNGKLTKNFVQSIAGNWMLNPPANALEALRIVEESDGTQLKASKITMDTPLAFKVTVKDMSKWIPAFDETLPYDFMKNLLNGKEPVEMLVKQVDDLVLKHGIKVGVVNAILEFILTNKTSRFGRNQIQTLALNMQLKNILLAKDALAYIESNYKENKVDVKITEQDLPKYYPQDYVFTPELARYEKATPYVFTKELNEGHEPFAYVVATAEKLILHYKMIPAVVNYMLEYVMEKTEGALPEKYINSVANTWRNNKIQTINQAKIYTEMQDKKNKQRGARKVGVVPDWFKEKDQEPVQQANSSDTQNQIDFEEQRKKLLEQLNSD; encoded by the coding sequence ATGATGAATCAGCTAAATCCATATGACCATTGTGAAATTCATTGCCCTCAAACTATCACTAGTGAGCATCAGCTTGCATTGCAATTATGCTATCAGCCGATTATCGGTGTTGAAGCTACCGCACTATATTTAAAGTTATGGGTTGAAACACAGCAACACGAAAAAGCTACTTGTTTTCACAGCAACCTGCTCGATTCATTAAGTTTTAAACCGAAGCAATTACTGCAAGCAAGAATTGTATTAGAAGCAATCGGTTTAGTGAAGACATTTGAAAAGATGATGGATTCCTATAAATCGATGAAATATATTTTATATCCGCCATTGACGGGCCATGACTTCTTTGACGATTCAATTCTTTCTGTAGCGCTTTTACGAAAAATCGGCCGTGAACAGTATGAGTCGTTAAGAAGTAAACTAACGAAACATGATATTTCTTTACATGGATACAAGGATGTGACATGCAGTTTTAATGATGCATTTGTTGCAATAACGGAAGCTGAGCTAAAGCAAGTTATGCAGGAAAATACAGGTTCGGTAAATGAACGTTCAAAAATGTCGTACCCGTTTGAGTATGACTTATTTGATTTCAAAGGCTTCATGATGGGCATGAGCCAAAACTTAATTCCAAGTAGATTGTTTACACTGGATATTAAAATCGCCATTGCCAAATTAGCATTTATGTACAATTTCTCTGTTACGGATATGCAAAGAATCGTGTTACTCGCATGGGATACAGATGAAGGATTAACGAAAAAAGAGCTTGAAAAACGCTGTGAAGAATACTACCAGCTGAACGTAGGTGTCGCAAAGCCCAAACTGGTCAGAAAACAGGACATCTTCCATTCAGTAGAAGTAGTTAATACCGCTCCTGCAAAAAAACAGCAAAATATAAATGATAAAGAAGGTTTAATTGAGTATTTGGAAAAAACCTCACCGATTGAAGTTTTCCAAAAATTTAATGGTTATTTGCCCCCGGAATCCATTGTAATGGAATTTAACAATTTCATTAGAAAAGGGGTCTCTTACGGCACATTGAATGTTTTGATCCATTATATTTCAATGAATGATGAATTGAATTATAATAAAAACTTTATGAAGGTTGTCATGAACAACTGGCTGAAAAAAGGTGCGAAAACCGCTGGAAATACAATGGAAATTGCAAAAGCTGAACATAGTTACCGGGATCGTAAGTCGAAAAATCTATCTCAAATTACGGTTACGAATGACGACTTGAAAAAAGTTGAAGAAAATAATAACTCGAAAACCGATTCTCCTGACCCTGCACTCGTTGACTTTAAAAATTCTACACCTTATCAGTATTTGCTGATTTTGACACATGGTGAAGAACCATTTTCAGGGCATGTAAAACTAGCAGAATCGCTTTACAGTTCTTATGATATCCCGATTGAAGTGGCAAACGTCATCATTCGTCATGTATGGGATTCGACAAAAGGCAACTTGCCGGAATCGTTTGTAGAAGCGCTGGCATCTGAAATCCGGTACAATCAAATCAAATCAGCTGAGCAAGCCTTGGACTATATTGAGAAGCGGAATGAACGCAACCTTATTAAAGTGACAGAAGATTATTTAACAGTAGATGACCAATCGATTCACTATGATAAAACGCTTCCTTATTACTTCCTGAAATCATTGTATAAAGGGAAAAAGCCGGTGAAATTTATTGTTGATTTAGCCGAGGAACTCGTATTGCAGCAAGGCCTATCGGTAGGTGCAGTCAATGTGCTGATGGAGTATGCCTATAATGAGAGCAATGGGAAACTGACGAAAAATTTTGTGCAGTCTATCGCTGGAAACTGGATGTTAAACCCGCCTGCAAATGCTTTAGAAGCACTCCGTATTGTAGAAGAAAGCGATGGAACACAGTTGAAGGCTTCTAAAATTACGATGGATACACCGCTTGCATTTAAAGTTACCGTTAAGGATATGTCAAAATGGATTCCGGCTTTTGATGAAACATTGCCATATGATTTCATGAAAAATCTGCTTAACGGGAAAGAACCTGTTGAAATGCTGGTGAAGCAAGTGGATGATCTCGTATTGAAACACGGTATTAAAGTCGGAGTGGTCAACGCCATTCTTGAATTTATTTTAACGAATAAAACGAGCCGTTTCGGACGTAACCAAATTCAGACGCTTGCACTGAATATGCAGCTGAAAAATATCCTGTTGGCTAAAGATGCACTTGCTTACATTGAATCGAATTATAAAGAAAATAAAGTGGACGTAAAAATTACCGAGCAGGATTTACCGAAATATTATCCTCAGGATTATGTGTTCACACCAGAATTGGCCCGCTATGAAAAAGCGACACCATATGTTTTTACAAAAGAGTTGAACGAAGGTCATGAGCCGTTTGCGTATGTTGTCGCAACAGCGGAAAAATTAATCTTGCATTACAAAATGATCCCGGCTGTCGTAAATTACATGTTAGAGTATGTAATGGAAAAAACAGAAGGTGCATTGCCTGAAAAATATATTAACAGTGTCGCAAATACATGGCGAAACAATAAAATTCAGACGATTAATCAAGCGAAGATTTATACTGAAATGCAAGATAAGAAAAACAAACAGCGCGGGGCAAGAAAAGTTGGCGTTGTTCCGGATTGGTTTAAAGAAAAAGATCAGGAACCTGTACAGCAAGCTAATTCCAGCGATACTCAAAACCAGATTGATTTTGAAGAGCAGCGCAAAAAATTATTAGAGCAATTAAATAGTGACTAA
- the nrdR gene encoding transcriptional regulator NrdR, whose amino-acid sequence MRCPACQYNGTRVVDSRPVDDNKEIRRRRECESCAFRFTTFEKIEETPLIVVKKDGSREEFSREKVLRGLIRACEKRPVALEQLEEIVLSIEKELRRLGNAEVRSEDVGEMVMDRLAKIDEVAYVRFASVYRQFKDITVFIEELKEIMTRQSNDK is encoded by the coding sequence ATGAGATGTCCAGCTTGTCAATACAATGGGACACGCGTTGTAGACTCAAGACCTGTTGATGATAATAAAGAAATTCGCAGACGTCGTGAATGTGAATCATGTGCCTTTCGCTTTACGACATTTGAAAAAATTGAAGAAACCCCGTTAATCGTTGTGAAAAAGGATGGCTCACGCGAGGAGTTCAGCCGTGAAAAAGTATTGCGAGGACTAATTCGCGCATGTGAAAAACGGCCGGTTGCATTAGAACAATTAGAGGAGATCGTTCTTTCAATTGAAAAAGAACTGCGCCGATTAGGTAATGCGGAAGTACGCTCGGAAGATGTCGGGGAGATGGTAATGGATCGACTTGCGAAAATTGATGAAGTAGCCTATGTACGTTTCGCATCTGTTTACCGCCAATTTAAAGATATTACTGTATTTATTGAGGAACTGAAAGAAATCATGACCCGTCAGTCAAACGACAAATAA
- a CDS encoding glyceraldehyde-3-phosphate dehydrogenase has product MTVSIAINGFGRIGRMVFRQAMMRGDVNIVAVNASYPSETLAHLIKYDTNHGMFPGTVEAVEGALIVNGKRVELVSERDPLKLPWAQMGVDIVIEATGKFNDRDKAAKHIEAGAKKVILTAPGKNEDITVVLGVNDDKLDLTKHDVISNASCTTNCLAPVAKVLNDEFGIVNGLMTTVHAYTNDQNNIDNPHKDLRRARNCGSSIIPTSTGAAKALRLVLPELDGKIHGMALRVPTPNVSLVDLVVDVEKDVTVEEVNAAFKAAAEGKMNGILNFSMEPLVSSDYNTTTYSSTVDGLTTIVLGDRKVKVIAWYDNEWGYSARVVDLTKKIANELAVVNA; this is encoded by the coding sequence ATGACAGTTTCTATTGCAATTAATGGTTTTGGCCGCATTGGTCGTATGGTGTTCCGACAAGCAATGATGCGCGGTGACGTGAATATCGTAGCAGTGAACGCAAGCTATCCATCTGAAACGTTAGCACATTTAATTAAGTATGACACAAATCATGGAATGTTCCCTGGAACTGTTGAAGCAGTCGAAGGTGCCTTAATTGTAAATGGCAAACGTGTTGAATTAGTTAGTGAACGTGATCCATTAAAATTACCATGGGCTCAAATGGGTGTTGATATCGTAATTGAAGCAACTGGTAAATTCAATGACCGTGATAAAGCAGCAAAACATATTGAAGCTGGCGCGAAAAAGGTTATTTTAACTGCTCCTGGTAAAAATGAAGATATTACGGTTGTTTTAGGTGTAAATGACGATAAGTTGGATTTAACAAAGCATGATGTCATTTCAAATGCATCTTGTACAACAAACTGTTTAGCTCCTGTAGCAAAAGTATTAAACGATGAGTTCGGTATTGTAAACGGTTTAATGACAACGGTTCACGCTTACACAAACGATCAAAATAACATTGATAATCCTCACAAAGATTTACGTCGTGCACGTAACTGTGGATCATCAATCATCCCTACTTCAACTGGTGCGGCAAAAGCATTGCGTCTTGTATTACCGGAATTGGACGGGAAAATCCACGGTATGGCATTACGTGTGCCAACACCAAATGTTTCTTTAGTAGATTTAGTTGTAGATGTAGAAAAAGATGTAACAGTAGAAGAAGTAAATGCAGCATTTAAAGCGGCAGCTGAAGGCAAAATGAACGGTATTTTAAACTTCTCTATGGAACCATTAGTGTCTTCTGACTACAATACAACAACATACTCATCTACTGTAGACGGTTTAACTACGATTGTATTAGGTGACCGTAAAGTGAAAGTCATCGCCTGGTATGATAATGAGTGGGGTTACTCTGCTCGCGTAGTAGACTTAACGAAAAAAATTGCAAATGAATTAGCTGTAGTAAATGCATAA